The proteins below come from a single Candidatus Fermentibacter sp. genomic window:
- a CDS encoding nucleoside kinase: protein MGTVLDAIEQKHRKRAVAAVDEAGLVIPLTDEAAAGASYHAVLPWVSEGREVYRRSLILALDAASRRVFPESGLWVEHALSLGYKCRLEDRPGISSAEICGALTSALDSIIAADIPFGTAMAGRDPGVAIPDSLGRWWDGSIPYRINFLEGSSAFGTGPVLPSTGMLELFELHPLDAGFVLRFPGSLEWPSMAPWEDRPKLAREFDLEEKHGSRMRVRDIDELNSRIEEDGGLEVVAMSHFYQEYRLTEIVMALEGMFPMRRVVTIAGPSSSGKTTFTRLLGMSLRAQGFGVKSISVDNYFRNRDDTPKDSHGDYDFECLEALETDLFGRHLSELLDGREVLLPVFDFIEGVRRDGQTPMRLLPNEFLLIEGIHGLNDRLTPGVDPSAKYRIYVSALTQMNIDRLTRMSTSDSRLIRRMTRDGRTRGYSGEETIRKWPSVRRGERLHIFPFQEMADAMFNSSLPYEIPVLKPFATPILETVPEGSGSYDTARRLLSVFSLVRPIDADVVPRLSLLREFIGGHLLGQG from the coding sequence TTGGGCACAGTTCTGGACGCGATAGAGCAGAAGCACAGGAAGAGGGCCGTGGCCGCGGTGGACGAGGCAGGCCTGGTGATCCCCCTCACCGACGAGGCCGCGGCGGGAGCCTCCTATCATGCGGTGCTGCCCTGGGTGTCGGAGGGACGCGAGGTCTACAGGCGCAGCCTGATCCTGGCGCTGGACGCGGCCAGCCGCAGGGTGTTCCCCGAATCCGGCCTGTGGGTGGAGCACGCGCTCTCCCTGGGATACAAGTGCAGGCTGGAGGACAGGCCGGGGATCTCGAGCGCCGAGATCTGCGGCGCCCTGACGTCCGCCCTCGACTCCATCATAGCAGCCGACATCCCGTTCGGGACGGCGATGGCGGGAAGGGATCCGGGCGTGGCTATCCCGGATTCCCTCGGGAGGTGGTGGGACGGCTCGATCCCCTACCGCATCAACTTTCTGGAAGGTTCCTCCGCTTTCGGCACAGGTCCGGTCCTCCCGTCCACGGGGATGCTCGAACTGTTCGAGCTCCACCCGCTCGACGCGGGCTTCGTCCTGAGGTTCCCCGGCTCCCTCGAATGGCCTTCCATGGCGCCCTGGGAGGACAGGCCCAAGCTGGCCAGGGAGTTCGACCTGGAGGAGAAGCACGGCTCGAGGATGCGCGTCAGGGACATCGACGAGCTCAACTCCAGGATAGAGGAGGACGGCGGCCTCGAGGTGGTGGCGATGAGCCACTTCTACCAGGAGTACCGCCTGACCGAGATCGTGATGGCACTGGAGGGGATGTTCCCGATGCGGCGGGTCGTCACGATAGCCGGGCCGTCCTCGAGCGGCAAGACCACCTTCACCAGGCTCCTGGGGATGTCGCTGAGGGCTCAGGGTTTCGGCGTGAAGAGCATCAGCGTCGACAACTACTTCAGGAACCGGGACGATACTCCGAAGGATTCGCACGGCGATTACGACTTCGAGTGCCTCGAGGCTCTGGAGACCGACCTGTTCGGCAGGCATCTCAGCGAGCTGCTCGACGGGAGGGAGGTGCTCCTGCCCGTGTTCGACTTCATCGAGGGGGTCAGGAGGGACGGGCAGACACCGATGAGGCTGCTCCCCAACGAATTCCTGCTGATCGAGGGCATCCACGGGCTCAATGACAGGCTGACCCCTGGAGTCGATCCGTCGGCGAAGTACAGGATCTATGTTTCGGCCCTCACCCAGATGAACATCGACAGACTCACCAGGATGTCCACCTCCGACTCCCGGCTCATCAGGAGGATGACGCGCGACGGAAGGACCAGGGGCTATTCGGGAGAGGAGACCATCCGGAAGTGGCCCAGCGTCAGGAGGGGCGAGAGGCTCCACATCTTCCCGTTCCAGGAGATGGCGGATGCGATGTTCAACTCGTCCCTTCCATATGAAATCCCTGTTCTCAAGCCGTTTGCCACACCGATACTGGAAACCGTCCCCGAGGGGAGCGGGTCCTACGACACGGCGCGCAGGCTGCTCTCGGTCTTTTCGCTGGTGAGGCCGATCGACGCGGATGTAGTCCCACGCCTGAGCCTCCTGAGAGAGTTCATAGGGGGGCACCTGCTGGGGCAGGGCTGA
- the xseA gene encoding exodeoxyribonuclease VII large subunit: MNPGPGGDISVLELNTKVRDLFQTVFPYPVWLRGSLSGRLSPGQSGHTYFQLLDETAGGGQAAASVDCVLFAGARSIVARDFARMGMLFRPEPGMSVRVLGRVDLWPRSGRFQFIVEAFDPYSFGSASELHLRAVVDRLAKEGLTTRNPSLPFPALPLRIGLISAPGSAALEDFLSTLRESGFPFEVVFHPAMMQGVTTGQSLLAALARLGRIDGLDAVVITRGGGSAQDLAWFDSEPVGRAIAAFPVPVISGIGHEIDFTVPDFVAHTRAKTPTHAASILVDRVADAAQELDGAARALGFSILPRLGAEMNRLESSAFMLLSGVASVSRGVTGTLDRSLAWLGPAAERRIASADRRLSSLSDGISIRKISGRLERAGIHLEDALSGLPEACGRRLREADRRIGILSASVEAREPARMLALGWAVASDEHGRILRSVEGTSPGRVVRLRLSDGRITARTEAVERDDAAHAGPSSPGGSPGPERSEG, from the coding sequence TTGAATCCCGGGCCCGGCGGGGACATCTCCGTTCTCGAGCTGAACACGAAGGTCCGGGATCTCTTCCAGACCGTCTTCCCGTATCCGGTATGGCTGAGGGGCTCCCTCTCCGGTAGACTCTCGCCCGGCCAGAGCGGCCACACGTACTTCCAGCTCCTCGACGAGACCGCCGGCGGAGGCCAGGCGGCCGCATCCGTCGACTGCGTGCTCTTTGCCGGTGCACGTTCGATCGTGGCGAGGGACTTCGCCAGGATGGGCATGCTCTTCCGGCCGGAGCCCGGGATGAGCGTCAGGGTCCTCGGACGAGTCGACCTCTGGCCGCGTTCCGGCAGGTTCCAGTTCATCGTCGAGGCCTTCGACCCGTACAGTTTCGGTTCGGCTTCGGAACTCCACCTCAGGGCTGTCGTGGACAGGCTCGCGAAGGAGGGCCTGACGACCCGCAACCCCTCCCTCCCGTTCCCCGCCCTGCCGCTCCGCATCGGACTGATAAGCGCCCCCGGCTCCGCCGCGCTCGAGGACTTCCTCTCGACCCTGCGCGAGAGCGGCTTCCCGTTCGAGGTCGTCTTCCACCCCGCGATGATGCAGGGCGTGACCACGGGGCAGTCGCTCCTCGCCGCCCTGGCCCGCCTCGGGCGGATCGACGGGCTGGACGCCGTCGTAATCACCAGGGGGGGCGGTTCCGCCCAGGATCTGGCCTGGTTCGACTCGGAGCCGGTCGGGAGGGCGATCGCAGCCTTCCCGGTGCCGGTCATCTCCGGCATCGGGCACGAGATAGACTTCACGGTCCCGGACTTCGTAGCTCATACGAGGGCCAAGACCCCGACCCACGCGGCGTCCATCCTGGTCGACAGGGTGGCCGATGCCGCGCAGGAGCTCGACGGGGCCGCCAGGGCTCTCGGCTTCTCGATCCTGCCCAGGCTCGGGGCTGAGATGAACAGGCTCGAATCCTCGGCCTTCATGCTGCTTTCGGGTGTGGCGTCGGTGTCGAGAGGCGTCACGGGGACCCTGGACAGGAGCCTTGCGTGGCTCGGTCCGGCCGCGGAACGGAGGATCGCCTCCGCCGACCGCAGGCTGTCCTCCCTGTCCGACGGCATTTCGATCCGGAAGATCTCCGGCAGGCTCGAGAGGGCCGGCATCCATCTCGAGGATGCTCTGTCCGGGCTCCCGGAGGCCTGCGGGCGGAGGCTCCGCGAGGCCGACCGGAGGATCGGCATCCTCTCCGCTTCCGTGGAGGCGCGCGAACCCGCCAGGATGCTCGCCCTGGGATGGGCCGTGGCGAGCGACGAGCACGGCAGGATTCTCAGATCGGTGGAAGGAACGTCCCCGGGCCGCGTCGTGCGGCTCAGGCTGAGCGACGGCCGCATCACCGCGCGGACCGAGGCAGTCGAGCGCGACGATGCCGCGCACGCCGGCCCCTCGAGTCCGGGCGGCTCACCCGGCCCGGAACGGAGTGAAGGATGA
- the xseB gene encoding exodeoxyribonuclease VII small subunit, with protein sequence MSRRKGPSFEEQMEELTAIVDGVGREDCPLDELESRVRRAAGLIRELRARLASTEMSVREVLDGLAADRRARDARPGAPDRSLGGQAADGAGGDEADEDEDDEDDGDDEDGEDDPED encoded by the coding sequence ATGAGCAGGAGGAAGGGACCCTCTTTCGAGGAGCAGATGGAGGAGCTGACAGCGATAGTCGACGGGGTCGGCAGGGAGGACTGCCCTCTCGACGAGCTCGAGTCGAGGGTCCGCAGGGCGGCCGGGCTCATCCGCGAGCTCAGGGCGAGGCTGGCGTCGACGGAGATGTCCGTCCGCGAGGTGCTGGACGGGCTGGCGGCCGACCGCAGGGCCAGGGATGCCCGCCCGGGTGCGCCGGACAGGTCGCTCGGTGGCCAGGCGGCTGACGGAGCCGGCGGAGATGAAGCCGATGAAGACGAGGACGACGAGGACGACGGAGATGACGAGGACGGAGAGGACGACCCGGAGGACTGA
- a CDS encoding glycosyltransferase family 9 protein: MGRRRPLKPLERASRRILARMLGGPARPVAGCEPPEPRSVLVVRPDSRLGNLVLVLPLMDGLRRRFPDALVTLLASDRFAALPAGQGYDVLPVAKARMASRPWLFPGFAGRLRARGFDCAVDASHPFAFSLSGAAVCRLSGAVTRIGSEAGGQDGWFTHLVPGMSPDDHESLTLHRLGSLWKGWPGFSPPVLRARGASSPGGIGLHVGASRGKFIPRDTLAGIATGLCGMGRVTLFWSGPEEHAIACSLEGRGPAVSPALDIDGLLDAVSGLDLFVTADNGPMHVASALGVPVLALFRFPNHSRFGPLSEGSRVLCDPAGSPAGMVLEAARAMLPVPGRG, encoded by the coding sequence ATGGGCCGGCGCAGGCCGCTGAAACCGCTCGAGCGCGCATCCAGGAGGATCCTGGCGCGCATGCTGGGAGGTCCCGCGCGCCCGGTCGCCGGCTGCGAGCCGCCGGAACCGCGTTCCGTGCTGGTGGTGAGGCCGGATTCGAGGCTGGGCAACCTCGTGCTGGTGCTGCCCCTGATGGACGGGCTCCGGCGCAGGTTCCCCGATGCGCTGGTCACCCTCCTCGCCAGCGACCGCTTCGCCGCCCTGCCCGCCGGGCAGGGTTACGACGTCCTGCCGGTGGCCAAGGCCCGGATGGCCTCGCGCCCCTGGCTCTTCCCGGGATTCGCCGGGAGACTCCGCGCCCGGGGATTCGACTGCGCGGTGGACGCCTCGCATCCCTTCGCGTTCTCCCTGTCGGGGGCAGCGGTCTGCCGCCTGTCGGGAGCCGTGACGAGGATCGGATCCGAAGCGGGGGGGCAGGACGGCTGGTTCACGCACCTGGTCCCGGGGATGTCGCCCGATGACCACGAGAGCCTGACTCTCCACCGGCTGGGATCGCTCTGGAAGGGATGGCCGGGCTTCTCGCCACCGGTGCTGAGGGCCCGGGGGGCGTCGTCTCCCGGCGGCATCGGCCTGCATGTGGGGGCCAGCAGGGGCAAGTTCATCCCCCGTGACACGCTTGCCGGGATAGCCACAGGGCTCTGCGGGATGGGAAGGGTGACGCTCTTCTGGTCCGGCCCGGAGGAGCACGCGATCGCATGCAGCCTGGAGGGTCGGGGCCCGGCGGTGTCTCCCGCGCTCGACATCGACGGGCTGCTCGACGCCGTGTCGGGGCTCGACCTGTTCGTGACGGCCGACAACGGACCCATGCACGTGGCCTCCGCACTGGGAGTCCCCGTGCTGGCCCTGTTCAGGTTCCCCAACCATTCCAGGTTCGGACCGCTCTCGGAGGGATCGAGGGTGCTCTGCGACCCCGCCGGATCTCCGGCCGGGATGGTGCTGGAAGCCGCCCGGGCCATGCTCCCGGTCCCGGGGCGCGGCTGA
- the miaB gene encoding tRNA (N6-isopentenyl adenosine(37)-C2)-methylthiotransferase MiaB, protein MEAVPARRYWMEVYGCQMNVSDSENICGILDAAGWSRVEDPDGADAILVVTCAVREHAEVRALGRITQLGASRGGRGRPVTAICGCVAEEHGSALLERFPVIDHAVGPDRYRDLPGILEGGRSASIGHGDHHYEGVVPVRRTFPRSFVTIMRGCDNFCSYCIVPYVRGRERSRPAGEVLAEVASLASSGYGEITLLGQNVNSYSSGGTGFPELLERVSRAAGGAWVRFVTSHPRDLTQGLVETMASCRNVCRMLHLPVQSGSDSVLAAMNRGYTRGAYLAKVRMLREAMPGIVLSTDMIAGFPGETEGDLEDSAALLEEVGFDYAFLFRYSERKGTAAAAMEGPVPVRTRLERLHRLQEIQGAVTRRLSAGLAGRLVPVLVTGPGSRPGQTLGRTAGNRAVVFEGTPAPAGRFVLAEIESGDGWTHFARFERELGGAERFEACEAWAGAGR, encoded by the coding sequence ATGGAAGCCGTTCCGGCGCGCAGGTACTGGATGGAGGTCTACGGCTGCCAGATGAACGTGAGCGATTCCGAGAACATCTGCGGAATCCTCGATGCGGCAGGCTGGTCGAGGGTCGAGGATCCCGACGGGGCCGACGCCATCCTCGTGGTCACCTGCGCCGTGCGGGAGCATGCGGAGGTGAGGGCGCTCGGCCGCATCACACAGCTCGGTGCGAGCCGGGGCGGTCGGGGAAGGCCCGTCACGGCAATCTGCGGCTGCGTTGCCGAGGAGCACGGGAGCGCCCTCCTCGAAAGGTTCCCCGTCATCGACCATGCCGTTGGTCCCGACAGGTACCGGGATCTCCCCGGAATCCTCGAGGGGGGAAGATCCGCCTCCATCGGGCACGGGGATCACCACTACGAGGGCGTCGTGCCGGTGAGGCGCACCTTCCCGAGGAGCTTCGTCACGATCATGAGGGGATGCGACAACTTCTGCAGCTACTGCATCGTGCCCTACGTCAGGGGCCGCGAGAGGAGCCGGCCGGCGGGGGAGGTCCTCGCGGAGGTCGCCTCTCTGGCTTCCTCCGGCTACGGCGAGATCACCCTGCTGGGACAGAACGTGAACTCCTACAGTTCGGGCGGGACAGGCTTCCCCGAGTTACTCGAGCGCGTATCCAGGGCCGCGGGAGGAGCCTGGGTCCGGTTCGTCACGAGCCATCCCCGCGACCTCACCCAGGGTCTGGTCGAAACCATGGCGTCGTGCAGGAACGTCTGCAGGATGCTCCATCTCCCGGTGCAGTCCGGCAGCGACTCCGTGCTGGCCGCCATGAACCGGGGATACACGCGCGGCGCCTACCTCGCGAAGGTGCGCATGCTCCGCGAGGCGATGCCCGGGATCGTGCTGTCCACCGACATGATCGCGGGGTTCCCCGGCGAGACGGAGGGAGATCTCGAGGACAGCGCGGCCCTCCTCGAGGAGGTCGGGTTCGACTATGCCTTCCTCTTCAGGTATTCCGAGAGGAAGGGTACGGCGGCGGCCGCCATGGAGGGGCCGGTTCCGGTGCGGACGAGGCTCGAGAGGCTGCACCGGCTCCAGGAGATACAGGGGGCGGTCACGCGGAGGCTTTCGGCCGGGCTGGCCGGAAGGCTCGTGCCCGTCCTTGTCACGGGGCCGGGGAGCAGGCCCGGCCAGACCCTGGGCAGGACCGCGGGCAACAGGGCCGTGGTCTTCGAGGGAACGCCCGCGCCTGCAGGCCGCTTCGTCCTCGCGGAGATCGAGTCGGGCGACGGCTGGACCCATTTCGCGCGGTTCGAGAGGGAGCTGGGGGGGGCCGAGCGGTTCGAGGCATGCGAGGCATGGGCCGGCGCAGGCCGCTGA
- a CDS encoding SEC59/DGK1/VTE5 family protein, protein MTFSGELLRKAVHLASIVIPLAALLMEKTLLVMVLAGAALLLLLVDYLKLRNHGFKAFFMSAFGELLRKHERQGGITGSTILVASAALTILVYRQETAVAALLFLSLGDSMAALVGRRYGRIRLVCGRTLEGSLAALLSCLFASAVLLLICPFFGWHLTPFALIAGSLAATVVELVDIPLDDNFRIPVISGLVMELLIPG, encoded by the coding sequence ATGACTTTCAGCGGTGAGCTCCTGAGGAAGGCCGTCCACCTGGCGTCGATAGTCATACCCCTCGCCGCCCTCCTGATGGAAAAGACCCTGCTCGTGATGGTCCTTGCCGGGGCCGCACTGCTGCTCCTGCTCGTCGACTACCTCAAGCTCAGGAACCACGGGTTCAAGGCCTTCTTCATGTCCGCATTCGGCGAGCTCCTCCGGAAGCACGAGAGGCAGGGCGGGATCACCGGCTCCACCATCCTGGTGGCCTCGGCTGCGCTGACGATCCTGGTCTACAGGCAGGAGACCGCGGTCGCGGCGCTTCTGTTCCTCAGCCTGGGGGACAGCATGGCGGCTCTCGTGGGACGGCGCTACGGAAGGATCAGGCTGGTGTGCGGCCGCACCCTCGAGGGCAGTCTGGCCGCACTTCTGAGCTGCCTCTTCGCGAGCGCCGTCCTCCTCCTGATATGCCCGTTCTTCGGCTGGCACCTCACTCCCTTCGCCCTCATCGCCGGCTCCCTCGCCGCCACGGTGGTCGAGCTGGTGGACATCCCGCTCGACGACAACTTCCGCATACCGGTCATCTCCGGGCTGGTGATGGAGCTGCTGATCCCGGGCTGA
- a CDS encoding PilZ domain-containing protein yields MPETVETDRRRSPRARVDLGVSLNVENMPALPVAALNLSASGIYCTSRDRLGELTRVDLVLRLDDRFVIPARAVVIREEELPDGSFGLGMFFTSIRDEHRALIAELVSGNRTGERS; encoded by the coding sequence GTGCCCGAGACTGTGGAGACTGACAGGCGAAGAAGCCCGCGCGCGAGGGTCGACCTCGGCGTGAGCCTCAATGTCGAGAACATGCCGGCCCTCCCCGTCGCTGCGCTCAATCTCAGCGCCTCGGGGATCTACTGCACATCCCGCGACAGGCTCGGGGAGCTCACGAGGGTCGACCTCGTACTGAGGCTCGACGACAGGTTCGTGATCCCTGCGAGGGCGGTGGTCATCCGCGAGGAGGAGCTGCCCGACGGCAGCTTCGGTCTGGGGATGTTCTTCACGAGCATACGGGACGAGCACAGGGCGCTCATAGCCGAGCTCGTCTCGGGCAACCGCACGGGGGAGAGGTCATGA
- the glgB gene encoding 1,4-alpha-glucan branching protein GlgB: MSGATALTDAEIGAIVRGEPADPFALLGMHPLGGPGGGAVEIRTFCPAASAAFVTPADAGRIPMALVHPDGLFVWSSGKPSKPFAYVLSFETPDGGSWSTEDPYCFLPQLGDLDLHLFNEGRHWRAYDVFGARPWRAGPVEGVLFSVWAPNASTVSVTGNFNGWDRRRHPMRSRGPSGVWELFVPRILPGEFYKFSVTGRDGITREKADPFGARFELRPATASVVTPASGFEWTDGAWMERRAGASRFRSPVSVYEVHAPSWRRPGDGRRFLNYRELAESLIPYASEAGFTHIELLPVMEHPFDGSWGYQTLGYFAPTSRMGSPEDFAFLVDRAHSAGLGVILDWTPAHFPSDAHGLANFDGTALYEHADPRLGRHPDWGTLIFNYGRNEVRGFLVSAALSWFDRYHVDALRVDAVASMLYLDYSRKRGEWIPNPEGGRENLDAAAFLRELNDRIHSLHPGAFTIAEESTAWPGVTSPPWAGGLGFSFKWNMGWMHDTLGFMSLDPVFRKHHVEKLTFSQLYAYGENFVLPLSHDEVVHGKASLLGKMPGDDWRRFANLRLMLAYQWAHPGKKLLFMGGEIGQRTEWDHDAQIDWGLLDHTPHRGILSLVRDLNRLIRSRPELHELDHDPAGFGWIDFSDTASTVVSFLRRDSSGGHVVCVFNFTPEPRRGYRIGVPSPGGYSELLNTDAFEYGGSGAGNMGGAESEPLPAHGMPCSLVLTLPPLSAIFLSPAGPRGRP; encoded by the coding sequence ATGTCCGGGGCTACAGCGCTCACAGACGCCGAGATCGGGGCGATCGTCCGCGGAGAACCGGCCGACCCGTTCGCTCTCCTGGGCATGCATCCGCTGGGAGGGCCGGGGGGCGGCGCGGTCGAGATACGAACGTTCTGCCCCGCGGCGTCTGCGGCCTTCGTGACCCCGGCGGACGCCGGCAGGATCCCCATGGCCCTCGTGCACCCCGACGGCCTTTTCGTCTGGTCCTCGGGGAAGCCTTCGAAACCCTTCGCGTACGTTCTCTCCTTCGAGACCCCGGACGGCGGGAGCTGGTCGACGGAGGATCCCTACTGCTTCCTGCCCCAGCTCGGCGACCTCGACCTCCACCTCTTCAACGAGGGCCGGCACTGGAGGGCCTATGACGTCTTCGGCGCCAGACCCTGGAGGGCGGGGCCGGTCGAGGGCGTCCTGTTCTCCGTATGGGCGCCGAATGCATCAACGGTGAGCGTCACTGGCAACTTCAACGGCTGGGACCGCAGGCGTCACCCGATGCGCTCGCGGGGGCCGTCGGGGGTCTGGGAGCTGTTCGTCCCCCGGATCCTGCCCGGGGAGTTCTACAAGTTCTCGGTGACGGGCCGCGACGGAATCACGCGGGAGAAGGCTGATCCCTTCGGGGCCAGGTTCGAGCTCAGGCCCGCGACAGCCTCCGTGGTGACACCAGCCTCCGGATTCGAATGGACCGACGGAGCCTGGATGGAGCGCAGGGCAGGGGCGTCGCGCTTCCGCTCCCCGGTCTCGGTCTACGAGGTGCATGCGCCCTCGTGGCGGAGGCCCGGCGACGGCCGGCGGTTCCTGAACTATCGCGAGCTCGCGGAATCGCTTATCCCGTACGCCTCGGAGGCAGGCTTCACCCACATCGAACTCCTGCCCGTGATGGAGCACCCCTTCGACGGATCGTGGGGATACCAGACCCTGGGGTACTTCGCCCCCACCAGCCGAATGGGCTCCCCCGAGGATTTCGCGTTCCTGGTGGACAGGGCCCACTCGGCCGGGCTCGGGGTGATACTCGACTGGACCCCGGCCCACTTCCCCTCCGATGCCCACGGGCTGGCAAACTTCGACGGAACGGCCCTCTACGAGCACGCCGATCCAAGGCTGGGCAGACATCCCGACTGGGGCACACTGATCTTCAACTACGGGCGGAACGAGGTGAGGGGCTTCCTGGTGTCGGCCGCCCTGTCGTGGTTCGACCGCTACCACGTCGATGCCCTGAGAGTGGATGCCGTGGCGTCGATGCTCTACCTCGACTACTCGAGAAAGCGCGGGGAATGGATCCCCAACCCGGAGGGAGGGCGGGAGAACCTCGATGCCGCAGCCTTCCTGCGCGAGCTCAACGACAGGATACACAGCCTCCACCCGGGTGCGTTCACGATAGCGGAGGAGAGCACGGCGTGGCCGGGTGTCACGAGCCCTCCGTGGGCCGGCGGGCTGGGGTTCTCCTTCAAGTGGAACATGGGCTGGATGCACGACACGCTGGGCTTCATGTCGCTGGATCCGGTCTTCAGGAAGCACCACGTGGAAAAGCTCACGTTCTCGCAGCTCTACGCCTACGGCGAGAACTTCGTGCTGCCGCTCTCCCACGACGAGGTCGTCCACGGCAAGGCGAGCCTGCTGGGGAAGATGCCCGGGGACGACTGGAGGCGGTTCGCCAACCTCAGGCTGATGCTCGCCTACCAGTGGGCCCACCCCGGGAAGAAGCTGCTCTTCATGGGCGGAGAGATCGGGCAGCGGACGGAATGGGACCATGACGCCCAGATCGACTGGGGACTGCTCGATCATACCCCGCACAGGGGGATCCTGAGCCTTGTGCGCGATCTCAACCGGCTCATCCGGAGCAGGCCCGAGCTGCACGAGCTCGACCACGACCCGGCCGGATTCGGATGGATAGACTTCAGCGACACCGCCAGCACCGTCGTCTCCTTCCTCAGGCGGGACTCCTCCGGCGGGCACGTGGTCTGCGTGTTCAACTTCACCCCCGAGCCCAGGAGGGGATACAGGATCGGCGTCCCGTCGCCGGGCGGGTACTCCGAGCTCCTCAACACGGACGCCTTCGAGTACGGCGGGTCGGGTGCCGGCAACATGGGCGGCGCGGAGTCCGAACCCTTGCCAGCACACGGCATGCCATGCTCGCTCGTGCTCACCCTCCCGCCTCTGTCCGCGATCTTCCTCTCCCCCGCCGGTCCGCGGGGCCGGCCGTGA
- a CDS encoding DUF503 domain-containing protein → MRDTPGPKAWTGILLADLRFPGAHTLKERRGDLVSIRDRLRRLGFSVAQTGPPDMPGRAWLAASCTAGTPGAVESLLSRAESIMLEACVEVGSIETGVCLFDPSPEDGT, encoded by the coding sequence ATGCGCGACACCCCCGGGCCGAAGGCCTGGACCGGGATACTGCTAGCCGATCTCAGGTTCCCGGGCGCACACACGCTGAAGGAGCGAAGGGGCGACCTGGTCTCCATCCGTGACAGGCTGAGGCGGCTCGGCTTCTCGGTCGCCCAGACCGGCCCTCCCGACATGCCGGGCAGGGCTTGGCTCGCGGCCTCCTGCACCGCAGGCACTCCCGGCGCGGTCGAATCCCTGCTCTCGCGTGCCGAATCCATTATGCTCGAAGCTTGCGTGGAGGTCGGCTCCATCGAGACAGGGGTCTGCCTGTTCGATCCTTCCCCGGAGGACGGCACATGA
- a CDS encoding secondary thiamine-phosphate synthase enzyme YjbQ encodes MRSLRRELWFEIPARRGFVDITDRVEEAVAESGVSEGLCLVNAMHITASVFVNDAEPGLHRDFDDWLEALAPHEPVSSYRHNRGEDNADAHLKRQIMGRESVLAITGGALDLGPWERVFYGEFDGRRRKRVLVKIIGE; translated from the coding sequence ATGAGATCACTCAGGAGGGAACTCTGGTTCGAGATTCCGGCCAGGCGCGGCTTCGTCGACATCACCGACCGGGTGGAGGAGGCTGTCGCCGAAAGCGGGGTGTCGGAGGGGCTCTGCCTCGTCAATGCGATGCACATAACCGCGAGCGTGTTCGTGAACGATGCCGAACCCGGCCTCCACAGGGACTTCGACGACTGGCTCGAGGCTCTCGCCCCGCACGAGCCCGTGTCGTCATACCGGCACAACAGGGGCGAGGACAACGCGGACGCGCACCTCAAGAGGCAGATCATGGGCCGGGAGTCCGTGCTCGCGATCACCGGAGGCGCCCTCGACCTCGGGCCTTGGGAGCGTGTCTTCTACGGTGAGTTCGACGGCAGGCGCAGGAAGCGCGTGCTAGTGAAGATAATCGGCGAATGA